The following proteins are co-located in the Silene latifolia isolate original U9 population chromosome 1, ASM4854445v1, whole genome shotgun sequence genome:
- the LOC141648615 gene encoding uncharacterized protein LOC141648615 translates to MDDFKNCIDECEVSDCPASGSLYTWNNKQDVATRVYSPLDRVLVNQGWVIQKPNVYAHFYCEGNFDHCPCVVQNMNMGPQKRRHFKYYNMWSKSVEFLPCVKTVWDNDRYGTNMFKLTKKLKDLKMPLKNLNKLDFDDVVNNATRARMTLEYIQGKLRDDPLNADLIQQEMEAASALRFLDQAAYEFLTQKSKAVWLEQGDHNTKYFHSLIKSRNAQNKVLRIEDVKGHLCEDTTQIQNAFLDFYRDLL, encoded by the coding sequence ATGGATGATTTTAAGAATTGTATTGATGAATGTGAAGTGTCTGATTGTCCAGCAAGTGGGTCCCTGTACACTTGGAATAATAAACAGGATGTGGCTACTAGGGTGTATAGTCCTCTGGATAGAGTGTTGGTCAATCAGGGGTGGGTGATCCAGAAGCCTAATGTGTATGCTCACTTCTATTGTGAAGGAAATTTTGATCACTGCCCATGTGTGGTTCAGAATATGAATATGGGGCCTCAGAAGAGAAGGCATTTTAAGTATTATAATATGTGGAGTAAATCTGTGGAGTTCCTGCCTTGTGTGAAGACTGTTTGGGATAATGATAGGTATGGGACCAACATGTTCAAGCTCACTAAAAAGCTAAAAGATCTTAAGATGCCTTTGAAGAATTTGAATAAGTTGGATTTTGATGATGTGGTGAACAATGCTACCAGAGCTAGAATGACTCTGGAATATATTCAGGGCAAGCTGAGGGATGATCCACTCAATGCTGATCTTATCCAACAAGAAATGGAAGCTGCTAGTGCTCTCAGGTTTCTTGACCAGGCTGCTTATGAGTTCTTGACACAAAAATCTAAAGCTGTGTGGTTAGAGCAAGGTGATCATAATACTAAGTACTTTCATAGCCTGATTAAGAGTAGGAATGCTCAAAATAAAGTACTCAGAATTGAGGATGTCAAAGGACATCTGTGTGAAGATACTACCCAGATTCAGAATGCCTTCTTGGATTTCTATAGGGATCTGTTGTAA